From the Rhodococcus sp. NBC_00297 genome, one window contains:
- the glp gene encoding molybdotransferase-like divisome protein Glp gives MRSVEEQQSRVTAAAVAPRPVRVAISEAQGLLCAEEVVTERPLPGFDQAAIDGYAVRSVDIAAAGSATDDDGAPVDISLPVVGEVAAGSRQPIRLQPRQAVRVDTGAPLPTLADAVLPVERAKFARGRIEVLAPVRSGEYVRRIGDDVQPGDVAVRSGTIIGAAQVGLLAAVGRDKVLVHPRPRLSVISIGGELVDIERTPGQGQVYDVNSYALAAAARDAGADVNRIGIVSGDAKRLREVVEGQLIRSEIVVIAGAVGGSASEEIREALEDFGDIEVGRVAMHPGSVQGFGQLGRDEVPTFLLPSNPVSALVVFEVMVRPLVRIALGRRQPMRRIVTARTVGPITSIAGRRAYLRGQLMRDEGTGEYLVQALGGAPGSSSHLLATLAEANCLVMVDPEVTEVRTGEEVDVAFLAQRG, from the coding sequence ACGGCTGCAGCGGTTGCCCCCCGGCCGGTGCGAGTCGCCATCTCCGAGGCGCAGGGTCTGCTCTGCGCGGAGGAAGTGGTGACCGAGCGCCCGCTGCCCGGGTTCGATCAGGCGGCCATCGACGGTTACGCGGTCCGCAGTGTGGACATCGCTGCAGCGGGGTCGGCCACCGACGACGACGGCGCACCCGTGGACATCTCGCTGCCCGTGGTGGGCGAGGTCGCGGCGGGGTCGCGTCAGCCCATCCGTCTGCAGCCGCGGCAGGCGGTGCGCGTCGACACGGGTGCACCGCTGCCCACCCTCGCGGACGCCGTTCTCCCAGTGGAGCGAGCGAAGTTCGCGCGCGGCCGCATCGAGGTGCTCGCACCCGTGCGTTCCGGAGAGTACGTGCGCCGCATCGGCGACGACGTGCAGCCCGGCGACGTCGCCGTGCGGTCCGGGACCATCATCGGCGCAGCGCAGGTAGGGCTCCTCGCAGCTGTGGGCCGCGACAAGGTCCTGGTGCATCCCCGTCCCCGCCTCTCGGTCATCTCGATCGGCGGCGAACTCGTCGACATCGAACGCACACCGGGCCAGGGCCAGGTGTACGACGTGAACAGCTACGCCCTCGCTGCCGCGGCGCGGGACGCGGGCGCGGACGTCAACCGCATCGGCATCGTCAGCGGTGACGCGAAGCGGCTGCGCGAGGTGGTGGAAGGGCAGCTCATCCGCTCCGAGATCGTCGTCATCGCCGGAGCCGTCGGCGGCAGCGCGTCCGAGGAGATCCGCGAGGCGCTCGAGGACTTCGGCGACATCGAGGTCGGCCGCGTGGCCATGCACCCCGGATCGGTGCAGGGCTTCGGCCAGCTCGGTCGCGACGAGGTACCCACCTTCCTGTTGCCGTCCAACCCGGTGAGTGCGCTCGTCGTCTTCGAGGTGATGGTGCGGCCGCTCGTGCGCATCGCGCTCGGTCGACGCCAGCCCATGCGCCGCATCGTCACGGCCCGCACCGTCGGACCCATCACGTCCATCGCCGGGCGCCGCGCCTACCTGCGTGGCCAGCTCATGCGGGACGAGGGCACGGGAGAGTACCTCGTGCAGGCACTCGGCGGTGCTCCCGGCAGCTCGTCGCACCTGCTGGCGACGCTGGCGGAGGCCAACTGCCTGGTCATGGTCGACCCCGAGGTGACCGAGGTGCGGACCGGCGAAGAGGTCGACGTCGCATTCCTCGCGCAGCGCGGCTGA
- a CDS encoding GNAT family N-acetyltransferase has protein sequence MPRSWSSHPGWPAKLGPLVVPAGEVTVRPVRLRDAAVWSRTRIDNRAHLEPWEPTGEAPWDMRHAMSSWPPLFSSLKAEARRGMMLPFAIELNGTFVGQLTVGNIVRGALRSAWIGYWVAKDVGGQGVATAALALGVDHCFSSAGLHRLEATVRPENAASQAVLRNVGFRQEGLLQRYLDVDGAWRDHILVAMTVGETPGTVADVLVRSGRAAWAR, from the coding sequence ATGCCGCGATCGTGGTCGAGCCATCCCGGATGGCCGGCGAAGCTGGGACCTCTCGTGGTTCCCGCGGGCGAGGTGACGGTCCGACCGGTGCGTCTGCGCGACGCCGCGGTGTGGTCGCGGACCCGCATCGACAACCGCGCGCACCTCGAACCGTGGGAGCCCACCGGTGAGGCGCCGTGGGACATGCGGCACGCGATGTCGTCGTGGCCGCCCCTGTTCTCGAGCCTCAAGGCCGAGGCCCGGCGCGGGATGATGCTGCCCTTCGCCATCGAACTGAACGGCACCTTCGTCGGGCAGCTGACTGTCGGCAACATCGTCCGCGGAGCCCTTCGATCGGCGTGGATCGGCTACTGGGTGGCCAAGGACGTCGGCGGGCAGGGGGTCGCCACGGCAGCACTCGCACTCGGCGTCGACCACTGCTTCTCGTCGGCCGGGCTGCACAGGCTCGAAGCCACCGTGCGGCCGGAAAACGCTGCCAGTCAAGCGGTTCTGCGCAACGTCGGGTTCCGCCAGGAGGGCCTGCTGCAGAGGTACCTCGACGTGGACGGTGCGTGGCGCGACCACATCCTCGTCGCCATGACGGTGGGGGAGACGCCCGGGACGGTGGCGGACGTGCTGGTGCGCAGTGGTCGGGCGGCGTGGGCTCGGTAG